The DNA region gttctctcttttttcaaaatatatatcgtCACAGATCTTCTTCCGTATCTCTGAATCTATATTCTCATAATGTATCTGTAGCTTAATTGTCTGGAGACAACCCATCTTTGAGTGATGAAACAGTAGTGTCTTTAAAAACGAATGAACGAACAGCCCTTAAAAATGGTGATTTAGCTCATAATCATATTCTCGAATTGAAATGTGAAAATTTGTATTCAGAAAAAtgcttaaaataataataattctgaGTACAGAAAGGACCAATCAGCACATTCTCTTTTAGTAGCGGCGATAAGCATTGAGAGACGTCGTATTATAGAAATTGGAAGGTGAGAGAGGCTGAGAAAAATTACTACAGTAACAACAATGGCGAGAGCAGCTTGTAGCAGTGCCGTCGTCACGGCTATGGCTTtgttgccttcttcttcttcttcttcttcttcttcttcttcttcttgtaagtctcttcttctctcaagtAGAAGAAACCAGCTCCTCTTCTCAGGGGGTAAATCCAAGTTCGTCGGAGTTCTGACCTTCCAGAACCAGAAGCGATGCTTTGCCTCCACCACCAAAGTAAGCATGAGCCTGAAAGCTGGAATCGTCGGTCTTCCTAACGTTGGCAAGTCTACTCTCTTTAACGCCGTcgtatgtctctctctctctctctctctctctctctctctatttctatCTAATCCTTCTCTATTTAACGCCGTCGTATGGCaagtcttctctctctctctctctctctctctctatttaacgtcgcatttttttttctctcttaatgAATCTCTTGTACAGTTATACTCCCAATTCTGAACATGATGACCCCATGGTCATGAAAATTGGAAATCGAAAGCTTCAAttgtcaatttatttttctttcatatgaaTCCGGACATCATCTCAATAGTTTTCTTGTTCAGGTTGCATATGAAGATTTTGTGTCTGCTGGGTCTCTTGCAGCAGCAAGGGAGAAAGGACTTGTGAGTTTCTCCTTGATGTCCATAGATTGAGCTGCCTGGCTTGTAATAAGACTTCTTACTGGGAGTTTGCTTGaaatatgtttattattttgttttgcagttGAGAGCAGAGGGTAAAGAGTATATTGTCAAAGAAGGAGATGTGATGCTTTTCCGCTTCAACGTATAGCATAACCCTAAGATCTCAATCACATTCTTCACAGAACACCACAGGTTGTGTTTCATTGCTCTTGGTTTTGCAAAATATAGCgatatcttttcttttattttacttttacactCCCAAGGAAGTaatttttatatgaaacaaaGATGAGCTGTATAAGTTTGGTAGAACAAGGTACCAGATTTCATGGGATTTGGCAATTTAATGCAATAATCATGTGTATCAACGCCAATTGTACATGAAtcttatagtatttttttttttttttgtcgtctcgAATCTTATAGTATTTAGATTAATATTTTGTGAgatttttctctaatttttttggcTGAAATAGTTTCGTGACTGGCAATACGAAGAAAACGGATTTAATTCTTCTGTACCCTCCTTGTGTCTAAAATTCTTTTATACATTAAACCCGTTAATTCTACTTTCACAATAATTCTATTTATtagttttgacttttctttagttttgtattatttaaataaactagAAATATTGggtatatctttttttaaaaacaaaccaatcacAACTCATTTTTTTCCAACTCGTAATCATCCATATGACCCACCAAAGACAAAACTCCACAATTGAAGCTCGTTTTAGGTAATTTTTTGGGTCTATTCAAcagtttttgttcaattttaatgtatttgaaacttgtttatggTGTAAGTAGAGTTGATATGTTAGATTTGTAATGAATTCTAATTTGGGACATTATTAGATTTCTTATAAATTCgctttttgtatgtttattgGGTTAATCTTGTTAATTCTTATTTGTTCAAGTCTATTAGACTAGAGTAATGAATAATAATCTTTACACATTCATTCATTTGATTATGGGGGAAACTATTTAAACAATGAAGATGAAATACAATGGATTTCAAGAGAAGATGTTCGTCATGCTCTATTTGATGAAAGCACCTATTGAGTAGGTTACTTATTCTGCATTGGTTGATAAAATATGCAGAAAGATGGTGGTAGTTGTAGGGGCGAAGAAGAAGTTTAGCTATATTCCAGTTTCAGTGAATCCtaaaaaaccaatatatatctttgatgatgatgatcttttgtGTTATCTAGAATAGAATCAAACTAAATTTAATGTAATGCATGTGGAGCTGGATAAAGATGACGAACAAAATCAAGGGTGTGAACAAAATCCAGTTGGTGAAGCTTGTGAAGTTGGTCAAGTTGCAGAAACTGGTCAAGTTGCAGAAATTGTTAAAGTTGTAGAGGAGTTGATTTCAAGTGCAAGAACTTGTATTGGTGATGGTATCATGACTCTTTATGCAGGTGAAACGTGTGAACATAATGAGTTGCCCCGAAATGATGAAAATGATGCAAGTGAAGAACGAGAAGACATGTTGCAAAAGTGTAATGATGATATGCTTCAAGGTACTAAGGTAAATGTTGAGTGGGAAGATGGTGTGAATCTGATTGTAGGTCAAAAAATTGGAAGTAAGAAAGCAATACAAGATCTTCTTGAAAAACAAGCACATAGGAACTGTTTTGAGTTTGTAATAATGAAGTTGGAACCAAAGCTGTATGTGGTAAAATGCAGTGAAACACAAAAGGGCTGCAAGTGGTCATTACGAGTTGCAAAGCTTCAGAATTTAGATTGTTTCTCGGTTAGAACTTACAACAAGATGCATACATGTTTTCGTTCAACTACAAGTACaaacagaaataaaagaaaaggcACACCACAATTAATAGCATCTGCTTTGCGTGATGATTATACATGTAAGCCTAAGACTCTTGTTCCCAAAGATCTCATACCATTGGTTCAATCAAGAGTTGATGTTAAAGTGTGATATCCCACCGCATGGAGAGGGAAAAAGGAGGCTGACAGTGATGTTCGCGGTAGTCTTgaggaaaattacaaaaattgcaTTCCTATTTGCACATGTTAGCTATTGCGAATCCAAGAACTCTTTCATATGTGGAATTGAATGAAAAGAAGATATTTCAGTACTTATTCTTTGCATTAGGAGCTTGCATTGAGGCTTTTTTTGCTATGAGAAAAGTGATTATTGTGGATGGAACTCACCTTAAGACTGCACAATGTGAAGTTCTCATTGTTGCTTAAGCTCAAGATCCTGATCATCACCATTATTAGgactgggcaaaataaccgataaccaaataaccgaccgaacgaaccaaaaaaaccaaaccaaaactgaaCCAAAGTTCCTCAAATAACcaaatggttagtaaaaatttatatccaaactaaccgaaaccgaaccgaaccgaaccaaaccgaaccgacaattaaacggttaaccgaaatatccgaaaacttAGAAGAtaccaaatattatatacttaatattatgcaaaactataaaataaacttaaaatattaattatttctagattcaaaacaattaaatattttaaataatcaatatatttaaatgttattattttgtaaaattaaatactattttgtaaaattgaatcaatatttttcccttgtttgtatttttgttattgtatatttggttaattttggttatattctgTTAGTTTGGGTTATATTAGGTTTATCTGGTTAATTTCagtataatttatgttagttatgattACCTTTTTAACTAAGCGAActaaaaccgaaccgaaatttctaaaatatccaaatggttactatattactatattcaaaataaccaaaaccgaatacaaccgaaccgaaaccgaatgccCAGACCTAACCATTATCCTATTGCTTTTGGTGTAGTTAAATGCACCAGATGTCCGTACACGCCATAACCAGAGCAAATGTTGCTCAAGCCCTCCAAAGGACACGAAGTATCTCTCTCCATTAACCTGCACCGTACCCTTCAAAGGCTTCCGTAAATCCACTTTCACAAATCCGTGCGAACCGTGCTGTCTCAAAATGTAGTGTGGTAAGATCAACCCGAATAGGCTACCCCAACCCCTTGTGATAAAAGTTCACTAACATATTAGACAGTTGAACCCAAACAAGCGTCGTAGTGATTTGATCCTTCATTAGGTCAAATTCGGACGACCATGCTTGCACCAAAAGATAACTATCAATGCCGCCAAATACTTATCCTCCTATAAACGGACCATAAAGAACTGTCTCCTTGGTTACCACGGAATACTTTTCCACTCGAGTCACGAAATCAAATCTGGTTACCACGGTCGATCCTTTTAGATTTCGGGTACAATTTCTATTGTATGAATTCTAGACATAATTAGGGGATCAGCTTCTAATTACTGTCCTCAAATTCATATACGCGTAAACTAATGTATTGAATATATGTGACAATAATACAGTCACTGAAACAACACCATCTCAATCTATAATCATACCAGCTTTTAAAGGAACCTAACAAAGCCTATAACGTATGAAcctttaaactaaaaaaaaaaaaaattatgcataaATCATCCGATGAGACGAGAATATAacaaaagagcaaaacaaaatcaacacaaTGATATTTGCGAACACAATAACAAAGTTCTCAACAAGAAAAAGTAGAACATTGAGGGGATGGCGAGAGAAAAGTCTTCACAATCCATCATTTCAAAAGAGAGTAGTCTCATAAAACACGACAAAAATAAGGATAAGAGAGAGTTGTGACCATACTGAAAGAGGCAGCTAAGTCTTTGGTGAAGCTTCTTAAAGCTTGTCTTCGAAATCAGATAGTGGAGTCATCTGTTCCTTCAAACCCTTCCTCTTCCTGATTTCAGCCACCAGAACTGAAGCCTGAGTTCCTGCATCAAGAGGGTCAGAAGGCATCATCTCCCAATGATCAAACACAGACTGCGGGAATGCCTGTCCTGAGGTTGCTGCCCTTAGCTGAGCCGAGAATCCAAACGACTCCACAACTGGCAGGTACGCCTTGATGTTATACAACGGTGTTCCTGGCCTCTGCATCTCCTCAAAGACGTGTCCTCTCTTCTGATTCAGCACACTGTAGATTCCTCCGAGAGCTCCCTCTGGTGCCTGGATCTCAACCATGTATACAGGCTCCAAAAGTCTAGGTTTGGCTGTGATCTGGGATGCGTATATGACCCTTCTGGCTGTTGGGATAACCTGACCACCTCCTCTGTGGATGGCATCAGAGTGAAGCACCACATCACAAACCTCGAAACAGATGCCTCTCATGTTCTCTTCAGCAAGAGGACCTTCCTTGGACGCCCACTGGAAACCAGCCACCACTGAGTCCTTGATTTCATTAAGGTACTGAACTCCCTTACACATATCAACCACCATGTTAGGCCCTGTGGTTTCAGGTCCAAACGCCCAGATTTTCTTTGCAAGATCCTTGTCCCATCCAAACTCCTCCGCCAAGATCTTGGACCTGGTCTTAGGGTCATCCCTTGGACCAATACGTCCCTCATCAATNGCAAGATCCTTGTCCCATCCAAACTCCTCTGCCAAGATCTTGGATCTGATTTTAGGGTCATCCCTTGGACCAATACGTCCATCATCAATAGCCTCAGCTAGACCTTCCTCCATAGGTCTTGCTTCCATGTACAGCCGGTTATGCTTGTTAGGAGACTTGCTCATTACAGTGCGTGAAGATCTATCGCATACCGTCTCACGGAAAGAGACCACAGGGTCTGACTTGATAATTTCAGCACCACCCATGAAATCATCCTGCAGATCCTTCAAACAAATCTCAATATGGAGTTCTCCTGCACCAGCAACGATGTGCTCACCTGATTCTTCCATTGTGCACACAACCATAGGATCAGACTTGGACAGCCTCTTGAGACCCTCAACAAGCTTGGGAAGATCAGATGCAACCTTACACTGAACAGCAACACGAACAACAGGAGACACAGAAAACTTCATGGCACGAATGGGGTGAGCATCAACTTCTTTCTCATTGGTCAAGGTAGCATTCTTGGTGATGAACTGATCAAGACCAACCATAGCAACAGTGTTTCCACAAGGAACATCCTCCACAGTCTCTTGCCTCTTACCCATCCAAATAACAGTCCTCTGAACACTCTTAACGTACAGATCCTTCTTCTCACCAGGGACAAAGTTGGGACCCATGATTCTGACCTTCATACCAGTAGAAACCTTACCAGCAAAGACACGACCAAAGGCAAAGAACCTACCCTTGTCAGAGGCAGGAATCATCTTAGAAACGTACAGCATGAGAGGACCATTAGGGTCACAGTTCCTGATGGCATTAGCATACTTGTCATCAAGGGGGCCTTCATACAGATTCTCAACACGGTACCTCTGGGCAGTGTGGGGAGATGGCAAATGAAAAATCATCATCTCAAGTAGTGCAGTACTGGCAGGGAGCCACGTCTGCATAACACGCTTCATCAAAGGTTTAGCCAACAGTTCCTTCTCATCATTCTTCATCTGGACACCAAGCTTGGCCAACATAGGCCACAACTTGTCCTTCTGGTCATTCATGCAAGTAGCAATGATTTGCTTGATGGGTTCATAGCAGAACTGCACAAACCCACGCTTGCAGGTCGCGGAACCAGTGTTTTTGCCAGTCCATTTCCTGGTAGCAGGGTCAAAGAAATTTTCACCCCAAAGCCTCTCCATCATCTTAGACTCATCAACACCGAACTTGGAAGCATACATCTTGGCGAAGTTGGTCAGAGTAAACGCCCAACCGTGGAGACCAGCAGAAAACGCAACAGTACCCTTCTCTGGATACACCTGAACATCACCAAGGAGAGGATCCTCGTATGTAGCCATGATGACGTTTGCATTCTCAATGACCCTCGAGAAAGTCTGGTAAGCCTCCTCACCATCAACTTGAAGCTCAAGGAAACACCTGTCCATCTTGTTGACAGTCAAGACGGGTCGAATCCTCTCACCAAGAGCCTGACGTAAGACAGTCTCAGTCTGAACGCAGACACCCTCAATGCAGTCGACCACGACAAGAGCACCATCAGTGATACGGAGAGCAGCAGTAACCTCAGAAGAAAAGTCAACGTGCCCAGGTGAATCGATAAGGTTGATGAGGTATTCGTTTCCGTCCCTGGCTCCAGTGAAACTCTTCAAGGACTCGTCAGTCATCTCGTAGTAGAGAGAAATACCAGTGGACTTGATAGTGATACCACGTTCTGCCTCATCAGCTCTGGTATCAGTCATACGAACATCACCAGCAACCTCTTGGGCAATGATACCAGCAGCAGCGACCAAGGAATCAGTGAGAGTGGATTTCCCTGTTGATCAAATAAACAAGAGGtagtatttaattttcaaaacagaTTAGAGCTCAATATATAAAGAATGAACAATTAATAAACAGATTACGATAATCAAAAAGAAGGAGAGGATTATACCGTGGTCAACATGGGCAATAACGGACATATTACGGATGTTGTGTTTATAGTCCATAATCCTCCGAAGCTCCTCAGATGTAAACTTCACCTGCaagtgtataaaaaaaaaagtgttaagcTAAAATCCCAATAGCAAGTACTAATgtaaagagatatataacaaataagaaACAGAAGTCTTACCATTTTGTCAAACTTATAACTGTCACCTAGAAAATCTCTGCAATATCACAAGagaaacaaacatacaaaaaatgaaTTAGCAATTGAATCATCTCGTATTGAAACATCTCTCGTACCAATTCGGGAAACTTTAGcttgagaaattgaaaacatgTTAATGTATACAGATTCCATCTTATAACAAATGATAACGCTTgcaacaaacacaaatcatacaAGCAAGTAAATTATGATTCAAGAAAGAAGGATACGGAATtcgtttggaaaaaaaacacaccagATTTGGAAAACGTT from Camelina sativa cultivar DH55 chromosome 3, Cs, whole genome shotgun sequence includes:
- the LOC104778475 gene encoding uncharacterized protein LOC104778475; translated protein: MARAACSSAVVTAMALLPSSSSSSSSSSSSCKSLLLSSRRNQLLFSGGKSKFVGVLTFQNQKRCFASTTKVSMSLKAGIVGLPNVGKSTLFNAVVAYEDFVSAGSLAAAREKGLLRAEGKEYIVKEGDVMLFRFNV
- the LOC104778477 gene encoding LOW QUALITY PROTEIN: elongation factor 2 (The sequence of the model RefSeq protein was modified relative to this genomic sequence to represent the inferred CDS: deleted 2 bases in 1 codon); the encoded protein is MVKFTSEELRRIMDYKHNIRNMSVIAHVDHGKSTLTDSLVAAAGIIAQEVAGDVRMTDTRADEAERGITIKSTGISLYYEMTDESLKSFTGARDGNEYLINLIDSPGHVDFSSEVTAALRITDGALVVVDCIEGVCVQTETVLRQALGERIRPVLTVNKMDRCFLELQVDGEEAYQTFSRVIENANVIMATYEDPLLGDVQVYPEKGTVAFSAGLHGWAFTLTNFAKMYASKFGVDESKMMERLWGENFFDPATRKWTGKNWFRDLQAWKDKLWPMLAKLGVQMKNDEKELLAKPLMKRVMQTWLPASTALLEMMIFHLPSPHTAQRYRVENLYEGPLDDKYANAIRNCDPNGPLMLYVSKMIPASDKGRFFAFGRVFAGKVSTGMKVRIMGPNFVPGEKKDLYVKSVQRTVIWMGKRQETVEDVPCGNTVAMVGLDQFITKNATLTNEKEVDAHPIRAMKFSVSPVVRVAVQCKVASDLPKLVEGLKRLSKSDPMVVCTMEESGEHIVAGAGELHIEICLKDLQDDFMGGAEIIKSDPVVSFRETVCDRSSRTVMSKSPNKHNRLYMEARPMEEGLAEAIDDGRIGPRDDPKIRSKILAEESKILAEEFGWDKDLAKKIWAFGPETTGPNMVVDMCKGVQYLNEIKDSVVAGFQWASKEGPLAEENMRGICFEVCDVVLHSDAIHRGGGQVIPTARRVIYASQITAKPRLLEPVYMVEIQAPEGALGGIYSVLNQKRGHVFEEMQRPGTPLYNIKAYLPVVESFGFSAQLRAATSGQAFPQSVFDHWEMMPSDPLDAGTQASVLVAEIRKRKGLKEQMTPLSDFEDKL